The Ochotona princeps isolate mOchPri1 chromosome 1, mOchPri1.hap1, whole genome shotgun sequence genome has a segment encoding these proteins:
- the LOC101522509 gene encoding histone H2B type 1-C/E/F/G/I, whose protein sequence is MPEPAKSAPAPKKGSKKAVTKAQKKDGKKRKRSRKESYSVYVYKVLKQVHPDTGISSKAMGIMNSFVNDIFERIAGEASRLAHYNKRSTITSREIQTAVRLLLPGELAKHAVSEGTKAVTKYTSSK, encoded by the coding sequence ATGCCCGAACCTGCGAAATCCGCTCCTGCCCCGAAGAAGGGCTCCAAGAAGGCGGTGACCAAGGCGCAGAAGAAGGACGGCAAGAAGCGCAAGCGCAGCCGCAAGGAGAGCTACTCGGTGTACGTGTACAAGGTGCTGAAGCAGGTGCACCCGGACACGGGCATCTCGTCCAAGGCCATGGGCATCATGAACTCGTTCGTCAACGACATCTTCGAGCGCATCGCGGGCGAGGCGTCGCGCCTGGCGCACTACAACAAGCGCTCGACCATCACGTCGCGGGAGATCCAGACGGCCGTGCGCCTGCTGCTGCCCGGCGAGCTGGCCAAGCACGCCGTGTCCGAGGGCACCAAGGCCGTCACCAAGTACACCAGCTCCAAGTAG
- the LOC101522256 gene encoding histone H2A type 1, with the protein MSGRGKQGGKARAKAKTRSSRAGLQFPVGRVHRLLRKGNYAERVGAGAPVYLAAVLEYLTAEILELAGNAARDNKKTRIIPRHLQLAIRNDEELNKLLGKVTIAQGGVLPNIQAVLLPKKTESHHKAKGK; encoded by the coding sequence ATGTCTGGACGCGGGAAGCAGGGCGGCAAGGCGCGCGCCAAGGCCAAGACGCGGTCGTCCCGGGCCGGGCTGCAGTTCCCCGTGGGCCGCGTGCACCGGCTGCTGCGCAAGGGCAACTACGCCGAGCGCGTGGGCGCCGGCGCGCCCGTCTACCTGGCGGCCGTGCTCGAGTACCTGACGGCCGAGATCCTCGAGCTGGCGGGCAACGCGGCGCGCGACAACAAGAAGACGCGCATCATCCCGCGCCACCTGCAGCTCGCCATCCGCAACGACGAGGAGCTCAACAAGCTGCTGGGCAAGGTCACCATCGCGCAGGGCGGCGTGCTGCCCAACATCCAGGCCGTGCTGCTGCCCAAGAAGACCGAGAGCCACCACAAGGCCAAGGGAAAGTGA
- the LOC101521757 gene encoding histone H2A type 1-H-like, whose amino-acid sequence MSGRGKQGGKARAKAKTRSSRAGLQFPVGRVHRLLRKGNYAERVGAGAPVYLAAVLEYLTAEILELAGNAARDNKKTRIIPRHLQLAIRNDEELNKLLGKVTIAQGGVLPNIQAVLLPKKTEGHHKAK is encoded by the coding sequence ATGTCCGGACGCGGGAAGCAGGGCGGCAAGGCGCGCGCCAAGGCCAAGACGCGGTCGTCCCGGGCCGGGCTGCAGTTCCCCGTGGGCCGCGTGCACCGGCTGCTGCGCAAGGGCAACTACGCCGAGCGCGTGGGCGCCGGCGCGCCCGTCTACCTGGCGGCCGTGCTCGAGTACCTGACGGCCGAGATCCTCGAGCTGGCGGGCAACGCGGCGCGCGACAACAAGAAGACGCGCATCATCCCGCGCCACCTGCAGCTCGCCATCCGCAACGACGAGGAGCTCAACAAGCTGCTGGGCAAGGTCACCATCGCGCAGGGCGGCGTGCTGCCCAACATCCAGGCCGTGCTGCTGCCCAAGAAGACCGAGGGCCACCACAAGGCCAAGTGA
- the LOC101522003 gene encoding histone H2B type 1-K: MPEPAKSAPAPKKGSKKAVTKAQKKDGKKRKRSRKESYSVYVYKVLKQVHPDTGISSKAMGIMNSFVNDIFERIAGEASRLAHYNKRSTITSREIQTAVRLLLPGELAKHAVSEGTKAVTKYTSAK, translated from the coding sequence ATGCCAGAACCAGCCAAATCCGCTCCTGCCCCGAAGAAGGGTTCCAAGAAGGCGGTGACCAAGGCGCAGAAGAAGGACGGCAAGAAGCGCAAGCGCAGCCGCAAGGAGAGCTACTCGGTGTACGTGTACAAGGTGCTGAAGCAGGTGCACCCGGACACGGGCATCTCGTCCAAGGCCATGGGCATCATGAACTCGTTCGTCAACGACATCTTCGAGCGCATCGCGGGCGAGGCGTCGCGCCTGGCGCACTACAACAAGCGCTCGACCATCACGTCGCGGGAGATCCAGACGGCCGTGCGCCTGCTGCTGCCCGGCGAGCTGGCCAAGCACGCCGTGTCCGAGGGCACCAAGGCCGTCACCAAGTACACCAGTGCCAAGTGA
- the LOC101524381 gene encoding histone H4 — MSGRGKGGKGLGKGGAKRHRKVLRDNIQGITKPAIRRLARRGGVKRISGLIYEETRGVLKVFLENVIRDAVTYTEHAKRKTVTAMDVVYALKRQGRTLYGFGG, encoded by the coding sequence ATGTCTGGTCGTGGCAAGGGCGGGAAGGGCCTTGGCAAGGGCGGCGCCAAGCGCCACCGCAAGGTGCTGCGCGACAACATCCAGGGCATCACCAAGCCCGCCATCCGCCGCCTGGCGCGGCGCGGCGGCGTCAAGCGCATCTCGGGGCTCATCTACGAGGAGACGCGCGGCGTGCTCAAGGTCTTCCTGGAGAACGTGATCCGCGACGCCGTCACCTACACGGAGCACGCCAAGCGCAAGACGGTCACGGCCATGGACGTGGTCTACGCGCTCAAGCGCCAGGGACGCACCCTCTACGGCTTCGGCGGCTGA